In Primulina eburnea isolate SZY01 chromosome 3, ASM2296580v1, whole genome shotgun sequence, one DNA window encodes the following:
- the LOC140827299 gene encoding uncharacterized protein, which yields MVEKHRFRWTAEDKKKENLDNVAKDILYKNLDKNMFTKIKTCSTAKKIWEKLTQLCAGNDQTKENKLTFAIQKFDNTEMKLEETLSEFDERFSGIIIELIYLGKEYLTVKFPCR from the coding sequence ATGGTGGAAAAACATCGATTCAGATGGACAGCTGAGGATAAGAAGAAGGAGAATCTTGACAATGTCGCCAAAGATATCCTTTATAAGAATCTGGATAAAAATATGTTTACCAAGATTAAAACTTGCTCCACAGCAAAGAAGATATGGGAAAAACTCACACAACTGTGTGCAGGCAATGATCAgacaaaagaaaacaagctGACATTTGCAATCCAGAAGTTTGACAACACAGAAATGAAGCTAGAAGAAACTCTCTCCGAATTTGATGAACGATTTAGTGGTATTATTATTGAACTTATTTATCTTGGAAAAGAATATCTAACCGTGAAATTTCCTTGTAGGTAA
- the LOC140828474 gene encoding heavy metal-associated isoprenylated plant protein 24-like, protein MGVSGTLEYLSELVSLSKKKKKKKQLNTVAVKIRMDCEGCAQKVKSALSAVKGAKSVEIDLKHQKATVYGFVDAKKVMEAAKSTGKKVEPWPYVPYTLIAHPYASGVYDKKAPPNFVRGTDEPGVATLNPDEQQYTLMFSDDNPHSCSLM, encoded by the exons ATGGGAGTTTCCGGGACATTGGAGTACTTGTCTGAATTGGTTAGCCTCtccaagaagaagaagaagaagaagcaaCTGAACACAGTAGCTGTTAAAATCAGAATGGATTGTGAAGGCTGTGCTCAAAAAGTCAAGAGTGCACTCTCCGCTGTTAAAG GAGCGAAGTCAGTGGAAATAGATTTGAAACATCAAAAAGCAACAGTGTATGGGTTCGTGGATGCTAAGAAGGTGATGGAAGCAGCCAAGTCGACCGGTAAGAAAGTGGAGCCATGGCCGTACGTACCTTACACGCTGATCGCTCACCCTTACGCCTCGGGAGTTTATGATAAGAAAGCCCCTCCAAATTTCGTGAGAGGGACTGATGAACCTGGAGTCGCCACACTTAACCCCGATGAACAACAATATACACTCATGTTTAGTGATGATAATCCACACTCGTGTTCTCTCATGTAG